TGTACTCGGGTGTCACCATCAGACCGATGTACATCCCGGTGGGTAACTCACGACCGGTCCTGTCCCGACCATTCCAGACCAGTTGATGATGCCCTGCCTCCAGGTGCCGATCCGCCAGGCGCACCACCTCCCGGCCCAGCAGGTCGTACACCACGATGTGGACATCCGTTGCCTTAGGTAGCTCGAACTGGATGGTTGTCGTGGGATTAAACGGGTTGGGATAGTTCTGTAATAGCTTGTATGACCACGGTACCAGGGACTCCTCCTCAACTTCGGTAGACCACGTTACCATAACCATGCCATTTGTGAGCCTGGAAATAGTGCGTTCGTATGCTACTTCATCGGTTGCCTGAGCATACACAAATGATATGTTGGAAGAGGAGTTGGCGACAGCGGTCTGATCCACTGCAAAATCGATAGTTAAGATATCACCCTGTTTTCGCTGGATGCTGAGCGGGCTTGATATGGTAAAGTCTATAATGCCCCGTGATGCTACATTCCTTTTCAAGCAAAAACCATGAGTCAGCTCAGTCGTCCTCGTATTCAAGTATGAAAGAATATTAGGAGCGAAGGATACTCTAGCGCTCAAATCGGCTACCCCATTGAGATTATTACCTGAAATACACACCTGGATAGTATCCCCGGGCGCCACCTGGAAGGTTGGGATGTGAAGGGTGATCCCGTCGCCGACGACGATCGAA
The Candidatus Neomarinimicrobiota bacterium DNA segment above includes these coding regions:
- a CDS encoding FlgD immunoglobulin-like domain containing protein, which produces QGNYRLAAGSPCIDAGHPDPVYNDLDGSINDIGAFGGSSADTSIVVGDGITLHIPTFQVAPGDTIQVCISGNNLNGVADLSARVSFAPNILSYLNTRTTELTHGFCLKRNVASRGIIDFTISSPLSIQRKQGDILTIDFAVDQTAVANSSSNISFVYAQATDEVAYERTISRLTNGMVMVTWSTEVEEESLVPWSYKLLQNYPNPFNPTTTIQFELPKATDVHIVVYDLLGREVVRLADRHLEAGHHQLVWNGRDRTGRELPTGMYIGLMVTPEYSHSIKMLLLK